From a region of the Streptacidiphilus albus JL83 genome:
- a CDS encoding DUF5682 family protein: MGAPVLLGVRHHSPACARLVAHTVESLRPAYVLVEGPVEMNDRLPELLLGHELPVAVFSHYRDTERTATSWTPLCDYSPEWVALTAGHRSGAQVRFIDLPAWHPAFTDRAGGAANRYADAEARYAEATERLCVHYAVDSVDALWDRLFEVGAAGTAPERLAERLDAYFALVRGEAAADAGDRAREEYMASWVRAALARAGERPVLVVTGGFHQPALRRLVEGDPGRADWPEVPAPPADALGGSFLVPYSFRQLDAFAGYQSGMPSPGYYQQVWEHGPAAAGRELLRTVTARLRGRGLPVSTADLIAARSLSQGLAALRGHPHESRVDLLDGLAGALISDDLEQPLPWTGRGPIGPGTHPVVVEMVAACTGERSGRLHPDTPLPPLVHDVEEQLARWGLADDQRHLLDLATPDGLIRSQLLHRLRVLDVPGFVRSSGPEHGADPVVIERWEPGRAGGRGAALIEAGAYGARLDEAATTLLAQRARTAADAGALAGLLFDAVLIGAETLSAELLSTLAARVGGLGELGPLAEVLVTALGLWRHDAVYGVARSPGLGAVVAGAVDRVLWLVEGVHGGTGVDRARLRALAAVRDALLHAEGLLATDRATVAGIARRIAADPRSPADLRGAAFGLGWSLGAAADPAAAAQALTGTGVVVLGDWLAGLFSLARDEVGRDQPAPDRPETLVDVLDGIVTALGEEEFLIGLPALRQAFAFFPPRERERIAARLLDRRGRRGSARSLLRTTADPLLLARAAALEENVTRMLDRHGLRAVR; the protein is encoded by the coding sequence ATGGGAGCCCCGGTCCTGCTGGGCGTGCGGCACCACTCCCCCGCCTGCGCCCGGCTGGTCGCGCACACGGTCGAGTCCCTCCGTCCGGCCTACGTGCTGGTGGAGGGACCGGTCGAGATGAACGACCGGCTGCCCGAGCTGCTGCTCGGCCACGAGCTGCCGGTCGCGGTCTTCAGCCACTACCGGGACACCGAGCGCACCGCCACGTCGTGGACGCCGCTGTGCGACTACTCCCCGGAGTGGGTCGCGCTGACGGCCGGCCACCGGTCCGGGGCACAGGTCCGCTTCATCGACCTGCCGGCCTGGCATCCGGCCTTCACCGACCGGGCCGGGGGAGCCGCCAACCGCTACGCCGACGCCGAGGCCCGCTACGCCGAGGCGACGGAACGGCTGTGCGTCCACTACGCGGTGGACTCGGTGGACGCCCTGTGGGACCGGCTGTTCGAGGTCGGGGCGGCCGGGACCGCCCCGGAGCGGCTGGCGGAGCGCTTGGACGCCTACTTCGCGCTGGTGCGCGGCGAGGCGGCGGCCGACGCCGGGGACCGGGCCCGCGAGGAGTACATGGCCTCCTGGGTCCGCGCGGCGCTCGCCCGGGCCGGGGAGCGCCCGGTGCTGGTGGTGACCGGCGGCTTCCACCAGCCGGCCCTGCGCCGGCTGGTGGAGGGGGACCCGGGGAGAGCCGACTGGCCCGAGGTCCCGGCCCCGCCCGCGGACGCGCTGGGCGGAAGCTTCCTGGTGCCCTACTCCTTCAGGCAGTTGGACGCCTTCGCCGGCTACCAGTCGGGCATGCCCTCGCCCGGCTACTACCAGCAGGTCTGGGAACACGGCCCGGCAGCGGCCGGGCGCGAGCTGCTGCGCACCGTCACCGCCCGGCTGCGGGGGCGCGGGCTGCCGGTCTCCACCGCCGATCTGATCGCGGCGCGCAGCCTCTCCCAGGGGCTGGCGGCGCTGCGCGGCCATCCGCACGAGTCCCGGGTCGACCTGCTGGACGGTCTGGCCGGGGCACTGATCAGCGACGACCTGGAGCAGCCGCTGCCGTGGACCGGACGCGGCCCGATCGGTCCCGGCACCCATCCGGTGGTGGTCGAGATGGTGGCCGCCTGCACCGGCGAGCGCAGCGGCCGACTGCACCCGGACACGCCGCTGCCGCCGCTGGTGCACGACGTGGAGGAGCAGCTGGCCCGGTGGGGCCTGGCCGACGACCAGCGGCACCTCCTCGACCTGGCCACCCCGGACGGGCTGATCCGCAGTCAGCTGCTGCACCGGCTGCGGGTACTGGACGTTCCCGGCTTCGTCCGCAGTTCGGGTCCGGAGCACGGGGCCGATCCGGTGGTCATCGAGCGCTGGGAGCCCGGCCGCGCCGGCGGTCGGGGCGCCGCGCTGATCGAGGCCGGCGCCTACGGGGCGCGGCTGGACGAGGCCGCCACCACCCTGCTGGCCCAGCGGGCGCGGACGGCCGCGGACGCCGGGGCACTGGCGGGACTGCTGTTCGACGCGGTGCTGATCGGAGCCGAGACGCTCTCCGCCGAGCTGCTGTCCACGCTGGCCGCCCGGGTCGGCGGCCTCGGCGAGCTGGGCCCGCTGGCCGAGGTACTGGTCACCGCGCTCGGCCTGTGGCGGCACGACGCCGTCTACGGCGTCGCCCGCAGCCCGGGGCTGGGGGCCGTGGTCGCGGGCGCGGTGGACAGGGTGCTGTGGCTGGTCGAGGGGGTGCACGGCGGAACCGGGGTGGACCGGGCCCGGCTGCGGGCGCTGGCCGCGGTCCGGGACGCCCTGCTGCACGCCGAGGGGCTGCTGGCGACCGACCGGGCCACGGTGGCCGGGATCGCCCGGCGGATCGCGGCCGACCCGCGCTCCCCGGCCGACCTGCGGGGCGCGGCCTTCGGCCTGGGCTGGTCCCTCGGGGCCGCGGCCGACCCGGCCGCGGCCGCGCAGGCGTTGACCGGTACCGGGGTGGTCGTGCTCGGCGACTGGCTGGCCGGTCTGTTCTCCCTCGCCCGCGACGAGGTGGGGCGCGACCAGCCGGCTCCCGACCGCCCGGAGACGCTGGTGGACGTGCTGGACGGGATCGTCACCGCCCTGGGCGAGGAGGAGTTCCTGATCGGGCTGCCCGCGCTGCGCCAGGCCTTCGCCTTCTTCCCGCCCCGCGAGCGCGAACGCATCGCCGCGCGGCTGCTCGACCGCCGGGGCCGGCGCGGCTCCGCGCGCTCGCTGCTCCGGACGACCGCCGACCCGCTGCTGCTGGCCCGCGCCGCAGCCCTGGAGGAGAACGTGACCCGCATGCTCGACCGGCACGGCCTGCGAGCCGTCCGATGA
- a CDS encoding dihydrolipoyl dehydrogenase family protein translates to MDEAQLQDSAYSAYDVVVIGAGPAGENAADYAVRGSGRTAVLIEAELVGGECSYWACMPSKALLRPVEVLDSVRTLPGLSGTELDVAGVLARRDAFTSHHDDSGQVRWANGAGIDVLRGRARLTAPRTVEVTAADGTVTTLRARQAVVLATGTGAAVPPVPGLAEALPWTSRDVTNLAEVPRRVAVIGGGVVGCESATWLNGLGAEQVTLIQSNRALLPRDEPFVHDLVAERLRDAGVEIRTGARLESVSRPHAAATGIGHVHGGEATLFVDGAELVVDEVVVAVGRTPATAGLGLDAVGVALDPRGYVPVDEHLTVRTDGAEGDWLYAVGDVNGLALLTHMGKYQARVCGAVIAARAEGRPLDGPRYRNLAGTRVVPQVVFTLPQVATVGLTERAARDAGLDVETVEYDLAALAGTSLQRDGYRGRAKLVIDRAEDVLLGATFVGPEVAELVHAATVAVIGAVPLELLRHAVPSYPTPSEIWLRLLESREAPKK, encoded by the coding sequence ATGGATGAAGCGCAGCTCCAGGATTCCGCGTACTCCGCGTACGACGTCGTCGTCATCGGCGCCGGACCGGCCGGTGAGAACGCGGCCGACTACGCCGTCAGGGGCAGCGGACGCACCGCCGTGCTGATCGAGGCGGAGCTGGTCGGCGGCGAGTGCTCGTACTGGGCGTGCATGCCGAGCAAGGCGCTGCTGCGGCCGGTCGAGGTGCTGGACTCGGTCCGGACGCTGCCGGGGCTCTCCGGCACGGAGCTCGACGTGGCCGGGGTGCTCGCCCGCCGGGACGCGTTCACCAGCCACCACGACGACTCGGGCCAGGTGCGCTGGGCCAACGGCGCCGGGATCGACGTGCTGCGCGGACGCGCCCGGCTGACCGCCCCGCGGACGGTCGAGGTCACCGCTGCCGACGGCACGGTGACCACCCTCCGGGCGCGGCAGGCGGTGGTCCTGGCCACCGGCACCGGTGCCGCGGTCCCGCCCGTGCCGGGCCTGGCCGAGGCCCTGCCGTGGACCTCGCGCGACGTCACCAACCTCGCCGAGGTACCGCGCCGGGTCGCGGTGATCGGCGGCGGCGTGGTCGGCTGCGAGTCCGCGACCTGGCTGAACGGCCTGGGCGCCGAGCAGGTGACGCTCATCCAGTCCAACCGGGCACTGCTGCCGCGCGACGAGCCCTTCGTCCACGATCTGGTCGCCGAGCGGCTGCGCGACGCGGGCGTCGAGATCCGGACCGGCGCCAGGCTCGAATCCGTCAGCCGCCCGCACGCCGCCGCCACCGGCATCGGCCATGTCCACGGCGGCGAGGCCACCCTGTTCGTGGACGGCGCGGAACTGGTGGTCGACGAGGTCGTGGTCGCCGTCGGACGCACCCCGGCCACCGCCGGCCTCGGCCTGGACGCCGTCGGCGTCGCCCTCGACCCGCGCGGCTACGTCCCGGTCGACGAGCACCTCACGGTCCGCACCGACGGGGCGGAGGGCGACTGGCTGTACGCGGTCGGCGACGTCAACGGCCTCGCCCTGCTCACCCACATGGGCAAGTACCAGGCCCGGGTCTGCGGCGCGGTCATCGCCGCCCGCGCGGAGGGCCGCCCGCTGGACGGCCCCCGCTACCGGAACCTCGCCGGGACCCGGGTGGTGCCGCAGGTCGTCTTCACCCTGCCGCAGGTGGCCACGGTCGGCCTCACCGAGCGGGCCGCGCGGGACGCCGGCCTCGACGTCGAGACCGTCGAGTACGACCTCGCGGCGCTGGCCGGGACCTCGCTCCAGCGCGACGGCTACCGGGGCCGGGCGAAGCTGGTCATCGACCGGGCCGAGGACGTCCTGCTCGGCGCGACCTTCGTCGGCCCCGAGGTCGCCGAACTGGTCCACGCCGCCACGGTCGCCGTCATCGGCGCGGTCCCGCTGGAGCTGCTCCGGCACGCCGTCCCCTCCTACCCGACGCCGAGCGAGATCTGGCTGCGGCTGCTGGAGTCCCGCGAGGCGCCGAAGAAGTAG
- a CDS encoding DUF4132 domain-containing protein, whose amino-acid sequence MRRWEFVGGGSEKFWEAAADGVSVSVRFGRVGAEGQRQEKQFDSAEAALRHFTKAVADKERKGYREVTSGTVAEAVEAVTDAVGEPVAEAVAPTRPDESTFTLPPAWRRAVHPRRGGFGGSLTAVADDALATVQQRNREEAAWVEQVFGGPQGDPQLVAAGREQLADAASPLGAAVLFALTRQYRLTESLYVDAWVELGGLPFAARAVAEYAGIEANWQQHGSTRSGGSIRFRRPDQGLDRYWPRGLADRVRALLSRTDDATYRATVAALDGYRNNTRDRILVSYLLPSERDWLDECLTDPAALTTTDPVLYGMLLCSLGAPEQFARLDSKADLGWNGWSLALVATVAEGTGTACVPLVEQAIEHAYGSDRLKAFAGMAVEFPTDEAFGLLVARMDDKHVRPQLLEAARRYPVRALRLIGAAAVGAGKNALMARQLLTGHVQAHQELTLAVLPELDARVGELVRSLVEASDRVADAPVAALPPLLVSPPWTRRSAPPKPRVLEGLVAEDEPRILWQEGEQQHWAKDAPWHWRYPESTDWVKEAEEKFNGTGNWGSYQQIRLLAQGPAEVLAPYVVNWSPSDLGNGAEVYRPVVAKYGLAALPVALQAAAAQPAHLSGLLLPFLDLYAARLLADGLVRLKSVAPAARAWLGRYGLDAVRLLAPDAVGKAARPRRAAEQALRTVAAGLGAEAVLDAVTAAYGAEAAGIVAEALATDPLENGLPAKLPTVPNWAAPALLPQLRLLDGAGALPAEATRHALMLLALSRPGEVYAGLSALTEACTADSLAEFAWALFEEWRLAGMPPKESWALHALGWLGDDSTVRRLTPVLRAWPGEGAHHRAVEGLEVLAGIGSDIALLHLHGIAQRVKFKALKSRAQEKIAEVASGLGLTGEQLSDRLVPDLDLGPDGTTVIDYGPRRFTVGFDEQLRPYVLDADGKRRKDLPAVGVKDDPELAPAEKKRFAALKKDVRTIAADQIQRLEAAMVAQRSWSVPEFQELFVQHPLTQHLVRRLVWLAEAEGTTTAFRVAEDRTFADVGDDELVLAEGARVRLAHPLLLAGEVDDWAEVFADYEILQPFPQLGRPVFAPTEAEAGENRLARFEGCTVPVGRLLGLTKRGWERGQPQDAGVERWFSKRLGDDCYLVIALDEGIAVGVVDMFPDQTFETVWLAAAPGDYWPNHHSYTRRFGELDPVTASELLADLTEVTAK is encoded by the coding sequence GTGCGTCGCTGGGAGTTTGTCGGCGGTGGGTCGGAGAAGTTCTGGGAGGCGGCGGCGGACGGGGTTTCCGTCAGCGTCCGCTTCGGCAGGGTCGGGGCGGAGGGGCAGCGGCAGGAGAAGCAGTTCGACTCCGCCGAGGCGGCGCTGCGTCACTTCACCAAGGCCGTCGCCGACAAGGAGCGGAAGGGCTACCGCGAGGTCACCTCGGGCACGGTCGCCGAAGCCGTCGAAGCCGTCACGGACGCCGTCGGCGAACCCGTCGCGGAGGCCGTCGCGCCGACGCGTCCCGACGAGTCGACCTTCACCCTGCCCCCGGCCTGGCGGCGGGCGGTCCACCCCCGGCGCGGCGGGTTCGGCGGCAGCCTGACGGCGGTCGCCGACGACGCCCTGGCGACGGTGCAGCAGCGGAACCGGGAGGAGGCGGCCTGGGTCGAGCAGGTCTTCGGCGGGCCGCAGGGCGATCCGCAGCTGGTGGCCGCCGGGCGGGAACAACTGGCCGACGCCGCCAGCCCGTTGGGCGCGGCCGTGCTGTTCGCACTGACCCGGCAGTACCGGCTCACCGAGTCGCTGTACGTGGACGCCTGGGTCGAGCTCGGGGGCCTGCCGTTCGCGGCCCGCGCCGTCGCCGAGTACGCCGGGATCGAGGCGAACTGGCAGCAGCACGGCTCGACCCGCTCCGGTGGTTCGATCCGCTTCCGGAGGCCGGACCAGGGGCTCGACCGGTACTGGCCCCGCGGCCTCGCCGACCGGGTCCGCGCGCTGCTGTCGCGGACGGACGACGCGACCTACCGGGCCACCGTCGCCGCGCTGGACGGCTACCGGAACAACACCCGGGACCGGATCCTGGTGTCCTACCTGCTGCCGTCCGAGCGGGACTGGCTCGACGAGTGCCTGACCGACCCGGCCGCCCTGACCACCACCGACCCCGTGCTGTACGGGATGCTGCTCTGCTCGCTCGGCGCGCCGGAGCAGTTCGCCCGGCTGGACAGCAAGGCCGACCTGGGCTGGAACGGGTGGTCGCTGGCCCTGGTCGCCACGGTCGCCGAGGGGACCGGTACCGCCTGCGTGCCGCTGGTGGAGCAGGCGATCGAGCACGCCTACGGCTCCGACCGGCTCAAGGCCTTCGCCGGGATGGCGGTCGAGTTCCCCACCGACGAGGCCTTCGGACTGCTGGTGGCCCGGATGGACGACAAGCACGTGCGCCCGCAGCTGCTGGAGGCCGCCCGGCGCTACCCGGTGCGGGCGCTGCGGCTGATCGGCGCGGCGGCGGTGGGGGCGGGCAAGAACGCCCTGATGGCCCGTCAACTGCTGACGGGCCATGTCCAGGCGCACCAGGAGCTCACCCTGGCAGTGCTGCCGGAGCTCGACGCCCGGGTGGGCGAGCTGGTCCGCTCGCTGGTCGAGGCGAGCGACCGGGTGGCCGACGCGCCGGTGGCTGCGCTGCCGCCGCTGCTGGTCAGCCCGCCGTGGACGCGGCGCAGCGCACCGCCCAAGCCGCGGGTGCTGGAGGGGCTGGTGGCCGAGGACGAACCGCGGATCCTCTGGCAGGAGGGCGAGCAGCAGCACTGGGCCAAGGACGCCCCCTGGCACTGGCGCTACCCCGAGTCGACGGACTGGGTGAAGGAGGCCGAGGAGAAGTTCAACGGCACCGGCAACTGGGGCAGTTACCAGCAGATCCGGTTGCTGGCCCAGGGGCCGGCCGAGGTGCTGGCGCCCTACGTGGTGAACTGGTCGCCGAGCGACCTCGGGAACGGCGCCGAGGTCTACCGGCCGGTCGTGGCCAAGTACGGACTCGCCGCGCTGCCGGTGGCCCTCCAGGCGGCCGCGGCCCAGCCCGCGCACCTGTCCGGGCTGCTGCTGCCGTTCCTGGATCTCTACGCCGCCCGGCTGCTGGCGGACGGGCTGGTGCGGCTGAAGTCGGTGGCGCCGGCGGCGCGGGCCTGGCTGGGCCGGTACGGTCTGGACGCGGTCAGGCTGCTGGCGCCCGACGCCGTGGGCAAGGCCGCCCGGCCCCGGCGGGCCGCGGAGCAGGCGCTGCGCACGGTCGCGGCCGGGCTCGGCGCGGAGGCGGTGCTCGACGCGGTCACCGCCGCCTACGGCGCGGAGGCCGCCGGGATCGTCGCCGAGGCGCTGGCCACCGACCCGCTGGAGAACGGGCTCCCGGCGAAGCTGCCGACCGTGCCGAACTGGGCCGCGCCCGCGCTGCTGCCGCAGCTCCGGCTGCTGGACGGGGCCGGGGCGCTGCCCGCCGAGGCGACCCGGCACGCGCTGATGCTGCTGGCGCTGTCCCGGCCGGGCGAGGTCTACGCCGGACTGTCCGCCCTGACCGAGGCCTGCACCGCCGACTCCCTGGCCGAGTTCGCCTGGGCGCTGTTCGAGGAGTGGCGGCTGGCGGGGATGCCGCCCAAGGAGAGCTGGGCCCTGCACGCCCTCGGCTGGCTCGGCGACGACTCGACGGTGCGCCGGCTGACCCCGGTGCTGCGGGCCTGGCCGGGCGAGGGCGCGCACCACCGCGCCGTCGAGGGGCTGGAGGTGCTGGCCGGGATCGGCAGCGACATCGCCCTGCTGCATCTGCACGGCATAGCCCAGCGGGTGAAGTTCAAGGCACTGAAGAGCCGGGCCCAGGAGAAGATCGCCGAGGTCGCCTCGGGCCTCGGGCTGACCGGCGAGCAGCTGTCCGACCGGCTGGTGCCCGACCTGGACCTCGGCCCCGACGGCACCACCGTGATCGACTACGGTCCGCGCCGCTTCACCGTCGGCTTCGACGAGCAGCTGCGGCCCTATGTGCTGGACGCCGACGGCAAGCGCCGCAAGGACCTGCCGGCGGTGGGCGTCAAGGACGACCCGGAGCTCGCGCCCGCCGAGAAGAAGCGCTTCGCCGCGCTGAAGAAGGACGTCCGCACCATCGCCGCGGACCAGATCCAGCGGCTGGAGGCGGCGATGGTGGCGCAGCGGTCCTGGTCGGTGCCGGAGTTCCAGGAGCTCTTCGTCCAGCACCCGCTGACCCAGCACCTGGTCCGCCGACTGGTCTGGCTGGCCGAGGCGGAGGGCACCACCACCGCGTTCCGGGTCGCCGAGGACCGCACCTTCGCCGATGTCGGCGACGACGAACTGGTGCTCGCGGAGGGCGCGCGGGTGCGGCTCGCGCATCCGCTGCTGCTGGCCGGGGAGGTCGACGACTGGGCCGAGGTCTTCGCCGACTACGAGATCCTCCAGCCGTTCCCGCAACTCGGCCGGCCCGTGTTCGCGCCCACGGAGGCAGAGGCCGGGGAGAACCGGCTGGCCCGGTTCGAGGGCTGCACGGTCCCGGTGGGCCGGCTGCTGGGGCTGACCAAGCGCGGCTGGGAACGCGGACAGCCCCAGGACGCCGGTGTCGAGCGCTGGTTCTCCAAGCGGCTGGGCGACGACTGCTACCTGGTGATAGCGCTCGACGAGGGCATCGCGGTGGGGGTGGTGGACATGTTCCCCGACCAGACCTTCGAGACCGTCTGGCTGGCCGCCGCGCCCGGGGACTACTGGCCGAACCACCACTCGTACACCCGGCGCTTCGGCGAGCTGGACCCGGTGACCGCCTCCGAGCTGCTGGCCGACCTGACCGAGGTGACCGCCAAGTGA
- a CDS encoding VWA domain-containing protein, whose amino-acid sequence MTGSTPAGRTPAGPTPAAPTSAAPTSADPTTPDPGLERWRLILGSAAERCTGPLGAEGSARDAALDWLYGRDQDLLERGRRRGGAASPRSEGGSGPSQLTAMDWLDDIHRLFPKETIERLERDAVEQYEIQEIVTDPEVLSRVEPNQALLRAVLRTKHLMNPQVLAMARQIVEKVVRQLTERMRPEFRRALTGARSRRPSRLPLARDFDFRGTVRANLGHYQPEQRRVLIERPRFHSRTRRHLEQWQLVLVVDQSGSMVGSVIHSAVTAACLWGLPGLKTHLIAFDTSVVDLTSEVSDPVELLMRVQLGGGTDIARAVDYAAGLVENPRRCIVAVVSDFYEGGDAYRLVRTVRGLVQQGTTVLGLAALDEEANPAYDRDLAGRLAEAGAHVGAMTPGRLAEFVAEKVSR is encoded by the coding sequence ATGACCGGCTCGACGCCCGCCGGCCGGACGCCCGCCGGCCCGACACCCGCTGCGCCGACGTCCGCTGCGCCGACGTCCGCCGATCCGACGACGCCCGATCCGGGCCTGGAGCGCTGGCGGCTGATCCTCGGCTCGGCCGCCGAGCGCTGCACCGGACCGCTCGGCGCCGAGGGCTCCGCCCGCGACGCCGCGCTCGACTGGCTCTACGGCCGCGACCAGGACCTGCTGGAGCGGGGCCGCCGCCGCGGCGGCGCCGCCTCGCCCCGCTCGGAGGGCGGCAGCGGCCCCTCCCAACTCACCGCCATGGACTGGCTGGACGACATCCACCGGCTCTTCCCCAAGGAGACGATCGAGCGGCTGGAGCGCGACGCCGTCGAGCAGTACGAGATCCAGGAGATCGTCACCGATCCGGAGGTGCTCTCCCGGGTCGAGCCGAACCAGGCGCTGCTCCGGGCCGTGCTGCGGACCAAGCACCTGATGAACCCGCAGGTCCTGGCGATGGCCCGGCAGATCGTGGAGAAGGTGGTGCGGCAGCTGACGGAGCGGATGCGGCCGGAGTTCCGCCGGGCGCTGACCGGCGCCCGCTCCCGGCGGCCGAGCCGGCTGCCGCTGGCCCGGGACTTCGACTTCCGGGGCACCGTCCGGGCCAACCTGGGCCACTACCAGCCGGAGCAGCGCCGGGTCCTGATCGAGCGTCCGCGCTTCCACTCCCGCACCCGGCGGCACCTGGAGCAGTGGCAACTGGTGCTGGTGGTCGACCAGTCCGGGTCGATGGTCGGCTCGGTGATCCACTCGGCGGTCACCGCGGCCTGCCTCTGGGGGCTGCCCGGGCTGAAGACCCACCTGATCGCCTTCGACACCTCGGTGGTGGACCTCACCTCGGAGGTGAGCGACCCGGTCGAGCTGCTGATGCGGGTCCAGCTCGGCGGCGGCACCGACATCGCCCGCGCCGTCGACTACGCCGCCGGGCTGGTGGAGAACCCGCGCCGCTGCATCGTGGCCGTGGTCTCCGACTTCTACGAGGGCGGCGACGCCTACCGGTTGGTCCGCACCGTGCGCGGGCTGGTCCAGCAGGGCACGACCGTACTGGGCCTGGCCGCGCTGGACGAGGAGGCCAACCCCGCCTACGACCGGGACCTGGCCGGGCGGCTGGCCGAGGCCGGCGCCCACGTCGGGGCGATGACGCCCGGCCGGCTCGCCGAGTTCGTCGCCGAGAAGGT
- a CDS encoding ATP-binding protein, translating into MEEAGQQDDAQLQRPPAEVRHAEELAALRAGDTAPRPPGWQLSLRAARRFIVGDAEAGISRKFVGNASLVERALVTLATSRGLMLVGEPGTAKSLLSELIAAAVSGISTLTVQGGAATTEDQIKYSWNYALLVSEGPSTRSLVPAPMLRGMAEGRVVRFEEITRCALEVQDSLLSLLSERVLAVPELTGPDGMVFARAGFNVIATANTRDRGVNEMSAALKRRFNFETVFPIADFETELALVEAEVRTLLLSSGVEPPPDRDVLEVLVGTFRELRGQQAGGERLSAVMSTAEAVSVAHAVGLRGWFLRGEPGSAADVVACLAGTAAKDSPEDLARLRRFLEQQVSRRQGPHWQALYDARHLLAD; encoded by the coding sequence CTGGAGGAAGCCGGGCAGCAGGACGACGCACAGCTCCAGCGCCCGCCGGCCGAGGTCCGCCACGCGGAGGAGCTGGCCGCGCTGCGGGCCGGGGACACCGCGCCCCGCCCGCCCGGCTGGCAGCTCAGCCTCCGAGCCGCGCGCCGCTTCATCGTCGGCGACGCGGAGGCCGGGATCAGCCGGAAGTTCGTCGGCAACGCCTCGCTGGTGGAGCGCGCCCTGGTGACCCTGGCCACCAGTCGCGGGCTGATGCTGGTGGGCGAACCGGGGACGGCCAAGTCGCTGCTCTCGGAGCTGATCGCGGCGGCGGTCAGCGGCATCTCGACGCTGACCGTGCAGGGCGGGGCGGCGACCACCGAGGACCAGATCAAGTACTCCTGGAACTATGCGCTGCTGGTGTCCGAGGGCCCGTCGACCCGCTCGCTGGTGCCCGCGCCGATGCTGCGCGGGATGGCCGAGGGACGGGTCGTCCGCTTCGAGGAGATCACCCGCTGCGCCCTGGAGGTGCAGGACTCGCTGCTCTCGCTGCTGTCCGAGCGGGTGCTCGCGGTGCCGGAGCTGACCGGTCCGGACGGGATGGTCTTCGCCCGGGCCGGGTTCAATGTGATCGCCACCGCCAACACCAGGGACCGGGGCGTCAACGAGATGAGCGCGGCGCTGAAGCGGCGCTTCAACTTCGAGACGGTGTTCCCGATCGCCGACTTCGAGACCGAACTGGCCCTGGTCGAGGCCGAGGTCAGGACGCTGCTGCTGAGCTCCGGGGTGGAGCCCCCGCCCGACCGCGACGTGCTGGAGGTCCTGGTCGGGACCTTCCGCGAGCTGCGCGGCCAGCAGGCGGGCGGCGAACGGCTGTCGGCGGTGATGAGCACCGCCGAGGCGGTGTCGGTGGCCCATGCCGTGGGCCTGCGCGGCTGGTTCCTGCGCGGGGAGCCGGGCAGCGCCGCAGACGTGGTGGCCTGCCTCGCCGGGACCGCCGCCAAGGACAGCCCCGAGGACCTGGCCCGGCTGCGCCGCTTCCTGGAGCAGCAGGTCTCCCGCCGCCAGGGCCCGCACTGGCAGGCCCTGTACGACGCCCGCCACCTGCTGGCGGACTGA